The Triticum dicoccoides isolate Atlit2015 ecotype Zavitan chromosome 6A, WEW_v2.0, whole genome shotgun sequence genome has a window encoding:
- the LOC119315563 gene encoding uncharacterized protein LOC119315563 translates to MAPLIDDVTAEILLRLPPDEPEHLFRPALVCKPWLRILCDPGFLRRYRAFHGAPPLLGLLHRLRVIDGDAPARFASTTSVPDFPHPSSDGRRTRPLDCRHGRVLVRMLEHDDMDYLVWDPITGDRHAVPAPDIEWLIESAAVLCAAEGCDHLDCHGGPFRVLFAATHDYEDTICASVYSSETGAWTEPVCLDNSCETFAKHMREGEAYRRCYTPYLHPKRGTLVGDAVYFTVRLGNAIVKYDLGKNSLSMIDPPPHTMYYIALMAMEENSSLGFAYIKDSSLYMWSRKMDMEGPAEWVQYRVIELEKTVPVAKQDEKPFVVGSAEGVSAIFVCTGAGLFMIKLSSGQLKKVDEPGVYFSVLPYMSFYTPDRGRMLSIAGEDKLIS, encoded by the exons ATGGCGCCGCTGATCGACGATGTCACCGCCGAGAtactcctccgcctcccgccggaCGAGCCGGAGCACCTCTTCCGCCCGGCCCTCGTCTGCAAGCCGTGGCTCCGCATCCTCTGCGACCCCGGCTTCCTCCGCCGTTACCGCGCCTTCCACGGCgcccctcccctcctcggcctcctccacaGGCTCAGAGTGATCGACGGGGACGCGCCCGCCCGCTTCGCCTCCACCACCTCCGTGCCGGACTTCCCCCACCCGAGCTCCGACGGCCGCCGCACGCGCCCCCTCGACTGCCGCCACGGCCGCGTCCTCGTCCGCATGCTGGAGCACGATGACATGGACTACCTCGTCTGGGACCCCATCACGGGCGACCGCCACGCCGTCCCCGCCCCGGACATCGAGTGGCTCATCGAGTCCGCGGCAGTGCTCTGCGCCGCCGAGGGCTGCGACCACCTCGACTGCCACGGCGGCCCCTTCCGCGTGCTCTTCGCCGCCACCCACGACTACGAGGACACCATATGCGCGAGCGTCTACTCGTCGGAGACAGGGGCATGGACCGAGCCGGTGTGTCTCGACAACAGTTGTGAAACCTTTGCAAAGCACATGCGAGAGGGAGAAGCATATAGACGCTGCTATACACCCTATCTCCACCCTAAGCGAGGCACCCTTGTCGGAGATGCAGTCTACTTCACAGTTCGGCTGGGTAATGCAATCGTCAAGTATGACTTGGGCAAGAACAGCTTATCCATGATTGACCCGCCGCCGCACACCATGTATTACATTGCCCTCATggcgatggaggagaacagttcactTGGCTTTGCCTACATTAAGGATTCCAGCCTCTATATGTGGTCAAGGAAGATGGATATGGAAGGACCTGCGGAATGGGTGCAATACAGGGTCATCGAACTGGAGAAAACGGTACCTGTTGCCAAACAAGATGAGAAACCATTTGTTGTTGGGTCTGCAGAGGGTGTGAGTGCCATCTTTGTTTGCACAGGTGCTGGCTTATTTATGATCAAGCTCAGCTCTGGGCAGCTTAAGAAGGTTGATGAGCCTGGGGTCTACTTTAGCGTCCTACCCTACATGAGCTTCTACACTCCAG ATCGTGGCAGAATGTTGTCAATCGCTGGCGAGGACAAACTGATCTCTTAA
- the LOC119315565 gene encoding putative F-box protein At3g16210: protein MSSPRSRPRSSAAAPLDDEDLLSEILLRLPPLPSSLPRASLACKLWRRIVSDPRFLRRFREHHRRNPPLLGCFVQTLYTVHFEPTLEAPNRVRQTRFPFPIDTGGTVMILGCRHGLMLIFLWTRNQLLVWDPLTGDQHRLDIPPGFDKEETVINGAVLRAPEEANHFQVVLVGNSDIKLTQAVASVYSSETGVWSNLVSTLLPADDPHVPTMVYHDMCSVMVGNSLYWLLSGNWFGILEFNLDRQSLSVINVPVEIIDVGSCLLTVMQAEGGGLGFLFISENCIQLWKKKTDCDGVASWVLGRTVALDKLLSMNSEEARILGFAEDNNVVLLWAFIGDIFMLQFKSSQLKKLFESHHSFSWRRYYPFEGVYTAGIKS from the exons ATGAGCAGCCCCCGCAGCCGCCCTaggtcgtcggcggcggcgccgctggACGACGAAGACCTcctctccgagatcctcctccgcctccccccgCTGCCCTCATCCCTCCCCCGCGCGTCCCTCGCCTGTAAGCTCTGGCGACGCATCGTATCCGACCCCCGATTTCTCCGCCGCTTCCGCGAGCACCACCGCCGCAACCCTCCCCTCCTCGGCTGCTTCGTCCAAACTCTCTACACCGTCCATTTCGAACCTACGCTGGAGGCCCCCAATCGCGTCCGGCAAACCCGCTTCCCCTTTCCCATCGACACCGGCGGCACCGTCATGATCCTCGGATGCCGCCATGGCCTCATGCTCATCTTCCTTTGGACGCGGAACCAGCTCCTGGTATGGGACCCCCTCACGGGTGACCAGCACCGCCTAGACATTCCCCCAGGGTTCGACAAGGAGGAAACCGTGATTAACGGAGCGGTGCTTCGTGCTCCCGAAGAAGCCAACCACTTCCAGGTTGTCTTGGTTGGCAACAGCGACATAAAACTTACACAGGCTGTCGCTTCGGTGTACTCGTCGGAGACCGGTGTATGGAGTAATCTCGTGTCGACACTGCTTCCGGCCGACGATCCTCATGTACCCACCATGGTTTACCATGACATGTGCTCTGTGATGGTTGGGAATTCCCTTTACTGGTTGCTTTCTGGGAATTGGTTTGGAATACTTGAATTTAATTTGGATAGGCAGAGCCTAAGTGTGATAAATGTGCCAGTGGAAATCATCGATGTCGGCAGTTGCTTGCTCACGGTTATGCAGGCTGAGGGTGGTGGCCTTGGTTTCCTCTTCATTTCAGAGAACTGCATCCAGTTATGGAAGAAGAAGACGGACTGTGATGGTGTAGCTTCATGGGTGCTGGGAAGAACTGTTGCACTAGACAAGCTACTTTCCATGAATTCAGAGGAGGCAAGGATACTTGGGTTTGCCGAGGACAACAATGTGGTGTTACTGTGGGCATTTATCGGCGACATTTTCATGCTTCAGTTTAAATCATCGCAGTTAAAGAAACTTTTCGAATCCCACCACAGTTTCTCCTGGCGTCGCTATTATCCATTCGAAGGTGTCTATACTGCAG GTATCAAGAGTTAG